A stretch of Schistocerca americana isolate TAMUIC-IGC-003095 chromosome 3, iqSchAmer2.1, whole genome shotgun sequence DNA encodes these proteins:
- the LOC124606119 gene encoding cuticle protein 65-like, with translation MKLLIVLSTVLAAAVAAPKPGYLGAAHGVVAAAPAVLAAPAVIAAHAVHPGYAAYGPAHIAVRSDGYLLDTPDVAATRAAHLTAVAQTQVRDAHINGAAAHAALAAPALLGAHGLAYGHGLAYGHGYHG, from the coding sequence ATCGTGTTGAGCACCGTCCTGGCCGCTGCTGTAGCCGCCCCCAAGCCCGGCTACCTGGGCGCAGCCCACGGCGTCGTCGCCGCCGCCCCGGCTGTGCTCGCCGCCCCAGCAGTGATCGCCGCCCACGCCGTGCACCCTGGCTACGCCGCCTACGGCCCCGCCCACATTGCCGTCCGCTCTGACGGCTACCTGCTGGACACCCCTGACGTCGCTGCCACGAGGGCCGCCCACCTGACCGCCGTCGCCCAGACGCAGGTCCGCGACGCCCACATCAATggcgccgccgcccacgccgccctcGCCGCCCCCGCTCTGCTCGGAGCGCATGGACTGGCGTATGGACACGGTCTTGCGTACGGACATGGATATCATGGTTGA